One segment of Streptomyces sp. TG1A-8 DNA contains the following:
- a CDS encoding SRPBCC family protein: MARVLTVTRGIFVDVPPGTVYEAVSRPGDMGRWSPENLGTVAGTPDGPAVPGTTFVGRNRRGAFRWVTRCTVTAADPGRRFAFRVHAIGVGRPRLRGPIATWEYRFEPEGAGTRVTETWTDDRRAWPDAVAVAFDRVVTAGRTFAEFQVDNIDRTLRNLKRELESAQRP, translated from the coding sequence GTGGCCCGCGTCCTCACCGTGACCCGCGGCATCTTCGTCGACGTCCCGCCCGGCACCGTCTACGAGGCGGTGTCGCGCCCCGGTGACATGGGCCGCTGGAGCCCGGAGAACCTGGGCACGGTGGCGGGGACGCCGGACGGCCCGGCCGTGCCGGGAACGACCTTCGTGGGGCGCAACAGGCGGGGCGCGTTCCGGTGGGTGACGCGGTGCACGGTGACGGCGGCCGATCCGGGCCGCCGCTTCGCCTTCCGCGTGCACGCGATCGGGGTGGGGCGTCCGCGGCTGCGGGGCCCGATCGCCACGTGGGAGTACCGCTTCGAGCCCGAGGGAGCCGGTACCCGGGTGACGGAGACCTGGACGGACGACCGGCGCGCGTGGCCCGACGCGGTGGCCGTCGCCTTCGACCGGGTGGTCACCGCCGGGAGGACCTTCGCCGAGTTCCAGGTGGACAACATCGACAGGACGCTGCGCAACCTCAAGCGGGAACTGGAATCCGCCCAGCGGCCGTGA
- a CDS encoding hydrophobic protein produces MVPLLLVLLLALVLFGAGFALKALWWVAVIVLVVWLLGFVVRSADGGGRKGRWYRW; encoded by the coding sequence ATGGTTCCCCTGCTTCTTGTTCTGCTGTTGGCCCTGGTCCTGTTCGGTGCGGGTTTCGCGCTGAAGGCGTTGTGGTGGGTGGCGGTGATCGTGCTGGTGGTCTGGCTGCTGGGCTTCGTCGTGCGCAGTGCGGACGGCGGTGGCCGCAAGGGTCGCTGGTACCGCTGGTAG
- a CDS encoding RNA polymerase sigma factor, which yields MNTVHELTPSAVLLLPRAQAGDEQAMNDLLTHITPYVARVCASIARDNGSDATQEALLAIYRGLATLREPAALYGWVRSVAARAALRTVKRLGDEPAISQVESRHEANPLDAVHINDVLDRLSEAHRQVLALRVYGLNEEEMAEALSLPVGTVRSRLHRARRRFQEAWQPSAA from the coding sequence ATGAACACCGTGCACGAACTCACCCCGTCCGCCGTGCTCCTGCTGCCGCGCGCCCAGGCGGGCGACGAGCAGGCCATGAACGACCTGCTCACCCACATCACCCCGTACGTCGCGCGGGTCTGCGCCTCGATCGCCCGCGACAACGGCTCCGACGCCACGCAGGAGGCGCTGCTGGCGATCTACCGCGGGCTCGCCACCCTGCGCGAGCCCGCCGCCCTCTACGGCTGGGTCCGCTCGGTCGCCGCCCGCGCGGCCCTGCGCACCGTCAAGCGGCTCGGCGACGAGCCGGCGATATCGCAGGTCGAGTCCCGACACGAGGCCAACCCGCTGGACGCGGTCCACATCAACGACGTGCTGGACCGGCTGTCCGAGGCGCACCGCCAGGTGCTGGCCCTGCGGGTCTACGGCCTCAACGAGGAGGAGATGGCCGAGGCGCTGTCCCTGCCCGTCGGCACGGTCCGCTCCCGCCTCCACCGCGCCCGGCGCCGCTTCCAGGAGGCCTGGCAGCCGTCGGCGGCCTGA
- a CDS encoding protein kinase has protein sequence MRRALCPVESLYVAQRSRAVLSTVVRGRLDTAALSAAFDAVTAAQPTLRTRIVPDGEGYALELLPDHERPRLITRIGGDEAYEEELNTPLPVGGPLSRAVLASTPDGDRHLLVLCVDHTVTDGHSAVTLQNAVWDRYRELVSGQAATAHAPQDDEVRWPVPVSTLLPPSDRGEIAKYLRQRVEEASRHDLELVAYDTPREPSGTSAGAPSYPGHIEVRRLTLDAERTAGLRRAARAAGVSVHGLVAAAVLTAARRRIGGTGARTLGCMSPVDLRSRLTPPVPASEMVAAVTIHNQTVEVAEDTDPLVLAREVAGRVRQFVGSGDLFRETRIMPEAARHPVLQRGTVIVTNMGVVPGPRLPEGLTLEDVRLVPGRENYFPQAGRSPVMACVVSFEGRLTIEFPHHTACFTPAFMRAFRDDVRAALLAFTGSAGTEPAAAAS, from the coding sequence ATGCGACGTGCGCTGTGTCCGGTGGAATCGCTTTATGTCGCCCAGAGGAGCAGGGCGGTGCTCTCCACCGTCGTGCGCGGACGGCTCGACACCGCGGCGCTGTCGGCGGCGTTCGACGCCGTCACGGCCGCGCAGCCGACGCTGCGCACCCGGATCGTGCCCGACGGCGAGGGCTACGCGCTCGAACTCCTCCCCGACCACGAGCGCCCCCGGCTCATCACGAGGATCGGCGGGGACGAGGCGTACGAGGAGGAGCTGAACACCCCGCTCCCGGTCGGCGGCCCGCTGTCCCGCGCCGTCCTGGCGAGCACGCCCGACGGCGACCGCCACCTCCTCGTGCTGTGCGTCGACCACACCGTGACGGACGGACACAGCGCCGTCACCCTGCAGAACGCGGTCTGGGACCGCTACCGGGAACTGGTGTCCGGCCAGGCGGCCACCGCGCACGCCCCGCAGGACGACGAGGTCCGCTGGCCGGTGCCCGTCAGCACGCTCCTGCCGCCCAGCGACCGGGGGGAGATCGCCAAGTACCTGCGGCAGCGCGTCGAGGAGGCGTCCCGGCACGACCTGGAACTCGTCGCCTACGACACCCCGAGGGAGCCGTCCGGCACGTCCGCCGGCGCCCCCTCCTACCCCGGCCACATCGAGGTGCGGCGCCTCACGCTGGACGCGGAGCGCACCGCCGGGCTGCGCCGCGCGGCCCGCGCGGCCGGCGTCTCCGTGCACGGCCTGGTCGCCGCGGCCGTCCTGACCGCGGCCCGGCGGCGCATCGGGGGCACCGGGGCGCGCACCCTCGGCTGCATGTCACCGGTCGACCTCCGCTCCCGGCTGACGCCGCCGGTGCCGGCCTCGGAGATGGTGGCCGCCGTCACCATCCACAACCAGACCGTCGAGGTGGCCGAGGACACCGACCCGCTCGTCCTCGCACGCGAGGTCGCCGGCCGGGTGCGGCAGTTCGTCGGGAGCGGCGACCTCTTCCGCGAGACGCGGATCATGCCGGAGGCCGCCCGGCACCCGGTCCTGCAGCGCGGCACCGTCATCGTCACCAACATGGGTGTCGTCCCCGGCCCGCGCCTGCCCGAGGGACTCACCCTGGAGGACGTCCGCCTGGTACCGGGCCGCGAGAACTACTTCCCGCAGGCCGGCCGCAGCCCCGTCATGGCCTGCGTCGTGTCCTTCGAGGGCCGTCTCACCATCGAGTTCCCGCACCACACGGCCTGCTTCACCCCCGCCTTCATGCGCGCCTTCCGCGACGACGTCCGCGCCGCCCTGCTGGCCTTCACCGGCTCCGCCGGCACCGAACCCGCCGCGGCCGCGTCCTGA